From Pseudomonas fluorescens, one genomic window encodes:
- a CDS encoding histone deacetylase family protein: MFTVFSDSHRLHHGTELKDGVLKPSFEQPSRADTVHARVKQVGLGQIIEPRAFDRACYVNAHSERYVTFLENAWTEWTATGRTHDALPLVWPVRDLANEHVPEFIDGKLGFYAMDAGSPITATTWQAVRTSADIALTGLALLDEGHDSAFALCRPPGHHAAREYMGGYCYLNNAAIAAQQAITRGAQKVAVLDVDFHHGNGTQNIFYGRNDVLFVSLHGEPAVSYPYYSGYRDERGSGKGEGFNLNYPLAKNTSGGAYREALVDACRKLQAFAPEVLVISLGVDTFKDDPISHFLLESEDFIGIGELIAGVGCPTLFIMEGGYMVDEIGINAVNVLHGYESKRG; the protein is encoded by the coding sequence ATGTTTACAGTTTTCAGCGATTCCCACCGCTTGCACCACGGCACCGAACTGAAAGACGGCGTGCTCAAGCCCTCCTTCGAACAGCCCAGCCGCGCCGACACCGTGCATGCCCGGGTCAAGCAGGTCGGGCTGGGGCAGATCATCGAGCCGCGCGCGTTCGACCGTGCCTGCTATGTGAACGCCCATAGCGAGCGCTACGTAACCTTCCTCGAAAACGCCTGGACCGAATGGACCGCCACCGGTCGCACCCACGATGCTCTGCCGCTGGTGTGGCCGGTGCGCGACCTCGCCAACGAGCATGTACCGGAATTCATCGACGGCAAGCTGGGTTTCTATGCCATGGACGCGGGTTCGCCGATCACCGCCACCACCTGGCAAGCGGTGCGCACCAGCGCCGATATCGCCCTCACCGGCCTGGCGTTGCTCGACGAAGGCCATGACAGCGCCTTCGCCCTGTGCCGCCCACCCGGCCACCACGCCGCCCGCGAGTACATGGGCGGCTATTGCTACCTGAATAACGCCGCCATCGCCGCCCAGCAGGCGATCACCCGCGGGGCGCAAAAGGTCGCGGTGTTGGACGTCGACTTCCACCACGGCAACGGCACGCAGAACATTTTCTACGGACGCAATGACGTGCTGTTCGTCTCGCTACACGGCGAACCGGCGGTGTCCTACCCCTACTACTCGGGCTACCGCGATGAGCGTGGCAGCGGCAAGGGCGAAGGTTTCAACCTCAACTACCCTTTGGCGAAAAACACCAGCGGCGGCGCCTACCGTGAAGCGCTGGTCGATGCCTGCCGCAAACTGCAGGCGTTTGCTCCTGAAGTGCTGGTGATTTCCCTGGGCGTCGACACCTTCAAGGACGATCCCATCAGCCACTTCCTCCTCGAAAGCGAAGACTTCATCGGCATCGGCGAACTGATTGCCGGCGTTGGCTGCCCGACTTTGTTCATCATGGAAGGCGGCTACATGGTCGATGAGATCGGCATCAACGCGGTCAACGTGCTGCATGGCTACGAGAGCAAACGCGGCTGA
- a CDS encoding Lrp/AsnC family transcriptional regulator produces the protein MQKRNSKRISLDETDLAILELLQEDASISNAELSERLSLSLTPCWRRRKRMEEAGVIKGYQANLDRRMLGLDIMAFVHIRFSTHADHAPDAFEAVIKQLPQVLACHKITGDSDYVLQVLAEDLDSYSDFIEQVLRRQVGIASIQSSLALREVKAGSRMAIPKASSD, from the coding sequence ATGCAGAAAAGAAATTCCAAACGCATCAGCCTCGACGAAACTGATCTGGCGATTCTTGAACTGCTGCAGGAAGACGCCAGTATCTCCAATGCCGAACTCAGCGAGCGTCTGTCCCTGAGCCTTACGCCGTGCTGGCGCCGGCGCAAACGAATGGAGGAGGCGGGGGTGATCAAGGGCTATCAGGCTAACCTCGATCGACGCATGCTCGGGCTGGATATCATGGCCTTCGTGCATATCCGCTTTTCCACCCACGCCGACCATGCCCCCGATGCCTTTGAAGCGGTGATCAAGCAACTGCCGCAAGTGCTGGCCTGCCACAAAATCACCGGCGATTCCGACTACGTCCTGCAAGTGTTGGCCGAAGACCTCGACAGCTACAGCGATTTCATCGAACAAGTGCTACGGCGCCAGGTCGGCATCGCCTCGATCCAGTCGAGCCTGGCCCTGCGCGAGGTCAAGGCCGGGAGCCGGATGGCGATACCGAAGGCCAGTTCGGATTGA
- the dapA gene encoding 4-hydroxy-tetrahydrodipicolinate synthase, with translation MSDFRGIWVALATPFRCGQVDFEALQGLVNKLLADGVRGLVVCGTTGEAAAMSEDEQLAVLDAVLQWAPSSQVIMGLSGNNLQDILAFQEQIQRRELAGLLVPAPYYIRPSQQGLEAFFKRVADASSVPLVLYDIPYRTGARIERDTLRRIVRHPNIAAVKDCGGDIETTLALIADAQVEVLTGEDIQILGHLALGGAGAISASANVHANLYVQLMQQMEHGELAAARASFRQLLPWIQIAFAEPNPAVVKAALSVQGFMANELREPMQVCGAMTLERLRPVLQGLVV, from the coding sequence ATGTCTGATTTTCGCGGGATCTGGGTAGCACTGGCCACGCCGTTTCGTTGCGGGCAGGTCGATTTCGAGGCGCTGCAGGGCTTGGTCAACAAGCTTCTCGCGGACGGCGTCAGGGGCCTGGTGGTGTGTGGCACCACCGGTGAAGCGGCGGCCATGAGCGAGGACGAGCAACTGGCGGTGCTGGATGCAGTGCTGCAATGGGCGCCTTCCAGCCAGGTGATCATGGGCCTGAGTGGCAACAATCTGCAGGACATCCTTGCTTTCCAGGAGCAGATCCAGCGCCGTGAGCTGGCAGGCCTGCTGGTGCCGGCGCCCTATTACATCCGCCCTTCGCAGCAAGGTCTGGAGGCCTTTTTCAAGCGTGTGGCGGATGCGTCGTCGGTGCCGCTGGTGCTCTACGACATTCCTTATCGCACCGGTGCGCGGATCGAGCGCGACACGCTGCGGCGAATCGTGCGCCATCCGAACATTGCGGCGGTGAAGGACTGCGGCGGCGATATCGAGACGACCCTGGCGTTGATCGCCGACGCTCAGGTCGAGGTGCTGACGGGCGAGGACATCCAGATACTCGGCCACCTGGCCCTGGGCGGCGCCGGGGCGATTTCGGCGTCGGCCAATGTTCACGCGAATCTGTATGTGCAGTTGATGCAACAGATGGAGCACGGTGAACTGGCTGCGGCGCGTGCCAGCTTCCGGCAATTGTTACCGTGGATCCAGATCGCCTTCGCCGAGCCTAATCCTGCGGTGGTCAAGGCTGCCCTGAGTGTCCAGGGCTTCATGGCCAACGAACTGCGCGAGCCGATGCAGGTGTGTGGGGCGATGACTCTGGAGCGCTTGCGGCCGGTGTTGCAGGGGTTGGTGGTTTGA
- a CDS encoding DUF2252 domain-containing protein: MASTRKSSRKPEQENQAHPTFRSREERLDDGKRMRSQIPREAHAKWQTPARQRDVVAILEQSNRDRLQELVPIRYGRMLRSPFTFLRGSAALMAHDLSKGPNIGVTVQACGDCHLLNFGLFATPERNLVFDLNDFDETLPAPWEWDIKRLVVSFAVAARDGGATDARARKIAIACARGYREHLRRFSKMKPLEVWYSRLDAQELLDTAPDAKALKFRQQLFERARERVMESVFPKIAGQVAGQPRIVDQPPVIQHVADPEFMVRVHQGMAAYRQSLSDERRVLLDRYRLVDAALKVVGIGSVGTRCYIMLLFSEENHPLILQFKESCRSVLEPYAGKSQFDNQGQRVVMGQRLMQSSSDIFLGWVRGPGGYDFFVRQLRDMKMSVPLQNISATQLERYAELCALTLARAHAKSGDAATISGYLGKSEVFDEAVGDFALLYADQTERDHAQLLKAARSGRVNVLHEE; encoded by the coding sequence ATGGCATCCACCCGCAAATCTTCACGCAAGCCGGAGCAGGAAAACCAAGCTCACCCGACATTCCGTTCCCGGGAAGAACGGCTCGATGACGGTAAACGTATGCGCAGTCAAATCCCGCGGGAGGCGCATGCCAAGTGGCAAACGCCCGCTCGACAGCGTGACGTCGTGGCCATCCTCGAACAATCCAATCGTGACCGCCTGCAGGAGCTGGTGCCGATTCGCTACGGGCGAATGTTGCGCAGTCCCTTTACTTTCCTGCGGGGCTCGGCAGCGCTGATGGCCCATGACTTGTCCAAAGGGCCGAATATCGGCGTGACGGTGCAGGCCTGCGGCGACTGTCACCTGCTGAATTTCGGCCTGTTCGCCACCCCTGAGCGCAACCTGGTCTTCGACCTCAATGATTTCGACGAAACCCTGCCGGCGCCCTGGGAATGGGACATCAAGCGCCTGGTGGTGAGCTTTGCCGTGGCCGCCCGTGACGGTGGGGCGACTGACGCCCGTGCGCGCAAGATTGCGATTGCCTGCGCGCGCGGCTACCGCGAACACCTGCGGCGCTTCTCGAAAATGAAACCGCTGGAGGTCTGGTATTCCCGACTCGATGCCCAGGAGTTGCTCGATACCGCACCCGACGCCAAGGCCCTGAAATTCCGCCAGCAACTGTTCGAGCGTGCCCGCGAGCGGGTCATGGAAAGCGTCTTTCCGAAAATCGCCGGGCAGGTCGCCGGCCAACCGCGCATCGTCGACCAGCCGCCGGTGATCCAGCACGTCGCGGACCCCGAGTTCATGGTGCGGGTGCATCAGGGCATGGCGGCGTATCGGCAAAGTCTCAGCGACGAGCGCCGGGTCCTGCTCGATCGCTATCGCCTGGTCGACGCCGCACTCAAGGTAGTCGGCATCGGCAGCGTCGGTACACGCTGCTACATCATGTTGTTGTTTTCCGAGGAAAACCACCCGCTGATCCTGCAGTTCAAGGAATCCTGCCGCTCGGTGCTGGAGCCCTATGCAGGCAAAAGCCAGTTTGACAATCAAGGCCAGCGGGTGGTGATGGGGCAGCGCCTGATGCAGTCCTCCAGCGACATTTTCCTCGGCTGGGTGCGCGGCCCCGGGGGCTATGACTTCTTCGTGCGGCAGTTACGCGACATGAAGATGTCAGTGCCACTGCAGAACATCAGCGCCACCCAGCTGGAACGCTACGCCGAGCTCTGTGCCCTGACCCTGGCACGGGCCCATGCCAAGTCCGGCGACGCGGCGACCATCTCCGGCTACCTGGGTAAAAGCGAGGTGTTCGACGAAGCGGTGGGCGACTTTGCCTTGCTCTATGCCGACCAGACCGAACGTGACCATGCGCAACTGCTCAAGGCTGCTCGCAGTGGTCGGGTGAATGTATTGCATGAGGAGTGA
- the aspT gene encoding aspartate-alanine antiporter, translating into MLDFFLHALRANPEIAVFLAIALGVLIGRIQIGSFHLGSVAGALLMGLLIGQIGLEVPAGLKSVFFVMFIYAVGFKSGPEFFGSLNRGTLKLVALSFVLCATALGAILLMNAIFDFDAGFTAGLGAGALTDTAIMGTATSAINQLAIDEAAKAQLNSHMAIAYAITYLFGTIGLIVFVGSIAPKLLGVDLKASARELELELGIAKDEEAISIPYTRIVVRAHQVSVEGQANGQRIADLERQHESLSIERVVRAGQVIERDEGFVLMAGDIVGVYALREAVGTLGEWVGPEIDHAESLSFATRQADIVLTSKEFAGKTIHQAREHLENSRRLGCFLISITRQGYDLPLLPNTVLRRGDVISVTGRTASVDALAKRLGRVRESNYKSDIAMHTLGMVIGSLLGLLSTHIGMIPVELGVGGGVLVAALVIGWYNSRHPEIGALPPAAQWAFSEFGLTAFGAVVGLLAGPAAFAAMQEQGLALLVSGAVVTILPPFVALYFGRYVLRLHPMVLFGGLAGAQTEAASMNKIIEQSGSNTPVIGFTVCYAISNVLLAVCGPIIVFMVAG; encoded by the coding sequence ATGCTCGATTTTTTCCTCCACGCCCTGCGTGCAAATCCAGAAATTGCGGTATTCCTGGCCATCGCCTTGGGCGTGCTGATCGGCCGAATCCAGATCGGCAGCTTCCATCTGGGCTCGGTGGCCGGTGCCTTGCTCATGGGCCTGCTGATCGGCCAGATCGGCCTTGAGGTGCCGGCGGGTCTGAAGTCGGTGTTCTTCGTGATGTTCATCTACGCGGTCGGCTTCAAGAGCGGGCCGGAGTTTTTTGGCAGCCTCAATCGCGGCACCCTGAAGCTGGTGGCGTTGTCGTTTGTGCTTTGCGCAACGGCACTGGGCGCGATCCTGTTGATGAACGCGATCTTCGACTTTGACGCCGGGTTCACCGCCGGCCTTGGCGCTGGCGCGCTGACCGATACGGCGATCATGGGCACCGCCACCAGCGCTATCAATCAACTGGCTATCGATGAGGCAGCCAAGGCGCAACTCAACAGCCATATGGCGATCGCCTACGCCATCACCTACCTGTTCGGCACCATCGGCCTGATTGTGTTTGTCGGCAGCATTGCGCCGAAGTTGCTCGGGGTGGACCTCAAGGCCTCGGCGCGAGAGCTGGAACTGGAGTTGGGCATCGCCAAGGACGAAGAAGCGATCAGCATTCCTTACACGCGGATCGTGGTGCGCGCCCATCAGGTCTCGGTCGAGGGCCAGGCCAACGGCCAACGCATTGCCGATCTCGAGCGCCAACACGAATCCCTGAGCATCGAGCGGGTGGTGCGGGCCGGGCAGGTGATCGAACGCGACGAGGGCTTCGTGCTCATGGCCGGGGATATCGTCGGTGTGTACGCGCTGCGCGAGGCAGTCGGCACCCTCGGAGAGTGGGTGGGGCCGGAAATCGACCACGCCGAGTCGTTGTCGTTTGCCACCCGCCAGGCGGACATCGTCCTGACGTCCAAGGAGTTTGCCGGCAAGACCATCCATCAAGCGCGGGAACACCTGGAAAACTCCCGGCGCCTCGGTTGCTTCCTGATTTCCATCACCCGCCAGGGCTATGACCTGCCGCTGTTGCCCAACACCGTGCTGCGCCGTGGCGACGTGATCAGCGTCACCGGGCGCACTGCCAGTGTCGATGCGTTGGCCAAGCGTCTGGGCCGGGTGCGCGAGAGCAACTACAAAAGTGACATCGCCATGCACACCCTGGGCATGGTGATCGGCTCGTTGCTCGGGCTGCTGTCGACCCATATCGGCATGATCCCGGTGGAGCTCGGCGTGGGCGGCGGGGTGTTGGTTGCCGCACTGGTGATCGGCTGGTACAACTCGCGGCATCCGGAAATCGGCGCCTTGCCGCCAGCGGCACAGTGGGCGTTTTCCGAGTTCGGCCTGACCGCCTTCGGCGCAGTGGTCGGCCTGCTGGCCGGTCCTGCAGCTTTTGCGGCGATGCAGGAACAGGGCCTGGCGCTGTTGGTGTCGGGCGCGGTGGTGACTATCCTGCCACCGTTTGTGGCCCTGTATTTCGGTCGCTATGTGCTGCGCCTGCACCCGATGGTCCTGTTTGGCGGCCTGGCCGGGGCACAGACCGAGGCGGCGTCGATGAACAAGATCATCGAACAGTCCGGCAGCAATACCCCGGTAATCGGCTTTACCGTGTGCTATGCGATCTCCAACGTGCTGTTGGCGGTGTGCGGGCCGATCATTGTGTTCATGGTGGCGGGATGA
- a CDS encoding HlyD family efflux transporter periplasmic adaptor subunit, with amino-acid sequence MLDPADLPVPPLREDLRLSEAAHGSNGEPAWVIQDTVINRFYRIGWLEFECLLRWGQSPRQISQQIGEGTALKPDVEQVLDFRQFLEQHQLLRAGPAALAKLQAKGEEGSWLSWRWWLHHYLFFRIPLLRPQQPLQHLARALGWLFHPLTGLLVLGLSLLGIILVLQQWDVFTHAVVESFSTEGLLSFALALIVAKTLHELGHALVATRLGLRVGHMGIAFVVLWPMLYTDTGESWKLSRSRQRLAIASAGIITELSLAGLSTLGWALCDPGALRNALLYLATTSWLLSLALNASPFMRFDGYFILSDLLDFPNLHERSSALARVTLRRNLLGLQEAWPEAFPPRQRRLLVAFAIVTWLYRLVLFLGIALAVYLFFFKLLGIILFMVELSWFIAMPVLRELKHWWQQRAAVPGKRKLLFYAALILLLGVLAIPWHSQIDGVGVARAEQQLRVYAPYPARLQSIRTGGPVQAGENLVILDEPDIASRLRSSEANARSYAARLSGLLADPGGLAEDAVTRQRLNVQFEEARAARSEMARLNLQTPFAGIWMDVNPDWKPGQWIGRQEPLGILIDPRSWQVDAYVAQDQVHRMAVGDPVRFYPDGQASPLRGHVLQIGSTRAGQLSHRMLSSRFGGPVVTTDAEHALVPGSALFQVLVQLDEPLPSLRETRGHLKIEGERRSLLADGATHLAAVFMRESGF; translated from the coding sequence ATGCTCGATCCCGCCGATCTGCCGGTGCCACCGTTGCGCGAGGACCTGCGCCTGAGCGAAGCCGCCCATGGCAGCAATGGCGAACCGGCCTGGGTGATCCAGGACACGGTGATCAATCGCTTCTACCGCATCGGTTGGCTGGAGTTCGAATGCCTGCTGCGCTGGGGTCAATCGCCCCGGCAGATTAGCCAGCAGATCGGCGAAGGCACCGCGCTCAAGCCGGACGTTGAACAGGTCCTCGACTTCCGCCAATTTCTCGAGCAGCACCAGTTGCTGCGGGCCGGTCCTGCCGCCCTGGCGAAATTGCAAGCCAAAGGCGAAGAAGGCAGTTGGTTGAGCTGGCGCTGGTGGCTGCACCATTACCTGTTTTTCCGCATTCCGCTGCTGCGTCCGCAACAGCCGTTGCAGCACTTGGCTCGCGCCCTGGGCTGGTTGTTTCACCCGCTGACCGGGCTATTGGTGCTCGGCCTGAGCCTGCTGGGGATCATCCTCGTGCTGCAGCAGTGGGACGTGTTCACCCATGCCGTGGTCGAGTCATTTTCCACCGAGGGCCTGTTGAGTTTTGCCTTGGCGCTGATCGTCGCCAAGACCCTTCATGAACTGGGGCACGCGTTGGTGGCGACCCGACTGGGATTGCGTGTCGGGCACATGGGCATTGCCTTCGTGGTGCTGTGGCCAATGCTCTACACCGACACCGGCGAAAGCTGGAAGCTCAGCCGCTCACGCCAACGCCTGGCGATTGCTTCGGCGGGGATCATCACCGAGCTGTCGCTGGCCGGACTCTCCACACTGGGCTGGGCACTCTGTGATCCTGGCGCGCTGCGCAATGCCCTGCTGTATCTGGCGACCACCAGTTGGCTGCTGTCGCTGGCGCTGAATGCCAGTCCGTTCATGCGCTTCGACGGTTACTTCATCCTCTCCGACCTGCTGGATTTTCCCAACCTGCATGAACGCTCGTCGGCGCTGGCTCGGGTCACTCTGCGGCGCAATCTGTTGGGCTTGCAGGAAGCCTGGCCGGAGGCCTTCCCGCCACGACAACGCCGGCTGCTGGTGGCTTTTGCCATCGTCACCTGGCTATACCGGCTGGTGCTGTTCCTCGGGATCGCCCTGGCGGTGTACCTGTTCTTTTTCAAACTGCTGGGGATCATCCTGTTCATGGTCGAACTGTCCTGGTTTATCGCCATGCCGGTGCTGCGCGAGTTGAAGCACTGGTGGCAACAACGCGCCGCCGTGCCGGGTAAACGCAAGCTGCTGTTCTACGCAGCGCTGATACTGCTGCTCGGGGTTTTGGCGATTCCCTGGCATAGCCAGATCGATGGGGTGGGCGTCGCCCGCGCTGAGCAGCAACTGCGGGTCTATGCACCCTACCCGGCCCGGTTGCAGTCGATCCGCACGGGCGGCCCGGTCCAGGCCGGGGAGAATCTGGTGATACTCGACGAGCCGGACATCGCCTCGCGCCTGCGCAGCAGCGAAGCCAATGCCCGCAGCTATGCGGCGCGGTTATCGGGGTTGTTGGCCGATCCCGGTGGTCTGGCCGAGGATGCGGTGACCCGCCAGCGCCTCAACGTGCAATTCGAAGAGGCTCGCGCCGCTCGTTCGGAGATGGCTCGGCTGAACCTGCAAACGCCGTTTGCCGGAATCTGGATGGACGTCAATCCAGACTGGAAACCCGGCCAGTGGATCGGTCGCCAGGAGCCGCTGGGGATCCTGATCGACCCGCGCAGCTGGCAGGTCGATGCCTATGTCGCGCAAGACCAGGTCCATCGTATGGCGGTCGGTGACCCGGTGCGCTTCTACCCGGACGGCCAGGCCAGTCCGCTGCGCGGTCACGTCCTGCAGATCGGCAGCACCCGCGCCGGGCAACTGTCCCATCGCATGCTGTCGTCGCGTTTCGGTGGCCCGGTGGTGACCACCGACGCCGAGCACGCGCTGGTGCCGGGCAGCGCGCTGTTCCAGGTGTTGGTTCAACTGGATGAGCCCTTGCCGAGCCTGCGCGAAACTCGGGGGCATCTGAAGATCGAAGGCGAACGGCGCAGCCTGTTGGCCGACGGTGCCACTCACCTGGCGGCGGTGTTCATGCGCGAGAGCGGCTTCTGA
- a CDS encoding efflux RND transporter periplasmic adaptor subunit produces MTMNESLPHPHLLLELDALRDKALAADTLNALAFSMANDLYPLLKFHQALVFAERDRSLELLNVSGLSRPSEDSPYLVWLRRASRWVAAQVMEEPLWLTQDSKAPPADISDGWSEWWPTGLWCIPIANQQGQRLGLLLLLLDREPPPVLWQHLKGLVGTWGYCWAALTRQRRLSRWRPSRRQALVTLLLFGALLFLPVRQTALAPTEIVSRQAQIISSPIDGVIEQIKVRPNQPVELGTPLFSLDETTLRSRAEVLGKEVAVADAELLAASQRAFDNPQSKSELTLLQGRVQQRRAELAAVQAQLKRTQVVAPRAGVAVFSDPNDWLGKPVVTGERIMQVADPSQPAMQIQLAVADAIALEPGAEVTLFLTAYPLSPLKGTILETSYQARPSDEGVVAYRLLASIDGTPEHARLGLHGTAKLYGGRVMLGYYLLRRPLATLRAWSGW; encoded by the coding sequence ATGACCATGAACGAGTCGTTACCCCACCCTCACCTGCTGCTCGAGCTTGATGCCCTGCGGGACAAGGCGCTGGCCGCTGATACCCTGAATGCGCTGGCGTTCAGCATGGCCAATGACCTGTACCCGTTGCTCAAATTCCATCAGGCGCTGGTGTTCGCCGAGCGTGACAGGTCGCTGGAACTGCTTAACGTTTCCGGGCTGTCGCGGCCCAGCGAGGACTCGCCCTACCTGGTCTGGCTGCGCCGGGCCAGCCGCTGGGTTGCTGCTCAGGTGATGGAGGAGCCGCTGTGGTTGACCCAGGACAGCAAGGCCCCGCCGGCGGACATCAGCGACGGCTGGAGTGAGTGGTGGCCGACCGGCCTGTGGTGCATTCCGATTGCCAATCAGCAGGGTCAGCGCCTGGGGCTGTTGCTGTTGTTGCTCGACCGCGAACCGCCGCCCGTGTTGTGGCAGCACCTCAAGGGCCTGGTGGGGACCTGGGGTTACTGCTGGGCGGCGCTGACTCGTCAACGTCGCCTGAGTCGCTGGCGCCCCAGTCGCCGACAGGCGCTCGTGACCCTGCTGCTGTTTGGCGCGCTGCTGTTTCTGCCTGTGCGGCAAACCGCCTTGGCGCCGACCGAAATCGTCTCCCGTCAGGCGCAGATCATCAGCTCGCCCATCGACGGCGTCATCGAACAGATCAAAGTCCGCCCCAACCAGCCGGTGGAACTCGGCACGCCGCTGTTCTCCCTCGACGAAACCACTTTGCGCAGCCGCGCCGAAGTGCTCGGCAAGGAAGTCGCGGTGGCCGACGCCGAACTGCTCGCCGCCAGCCAGCGCGCCTTTGACAACCCGCAAAGCAAAAGCGAACTGACCCTGCTCCAGGGCCGTGTCCAGCAACGCCGGGCCGAACTGGCGGCGGTGCAGGCGCAGCTCAAGCGCACCCAGGTCGTGGCGCCGCGTGCCGGGGTCGCCGTATTCAGCGACCCCAACGACTGGCTGGGCAAGCCGGTGGTCACCGGCGAGCGCATCATGCAGGTGGCTGACCCGAGCCAGCCGGCGATGCAAATCCAGTTGGCGGTGGCCGATGCCATCGCCCTCGAACCCGGGGCCGAGGTCACGCTGTTTCTCACCGCGTATCCATTGAGCCCGCTCAAGGGCACAATCCTTGAGACCAGCTACCAGGCCCGGCCCAGCGATGAGGGCGTGGTCGCCTACCGTTTGCTGGCAAGCATCGACGGCACGCCGGAACACGCGCGTCTCGGCTTGCACGGCACCGCCAAGCTGTATGGCGGCCGGGTGATGCTCGGCTATTACCTGCTGCGTCGGCCACTGGCGACGCTGCGCGCCTGGAGCGGTTGGTGA
- a CDS encoding efflux RND transporter periplasmic adaptor subunit, with protein sequence MRKTALESLAGALLLVCPLLSVHADDTPAPESASAIRVLLAAELETTLSSQMSGTLAELPAGFGEQVKKAELLARFNCSEADARSKVAAAELTMARQNLEAKKQLRKLNAVGDIEVSMANTEVQKADGARAMGQAQSGYCQVLAPFSGRIAKVYVKPFQTVTAGTPLFDLVSDGALKVRLNVPSTLLKTLKPGLPLQVNIHETGKSYTATISAINSRVDAVAQTVELEARLDNKYPELMAGMSGTARFTEETAQHDSSQP encoded by the coding sequence ATGCGCAAAACCGCCCTTGAGTCCCTCGCCGGGGCTCTGTTGTTGGTCTGTCCACTGTTGTCGGTGCATGCCGACGACACACCCGCGCCGGAAAGCGCCAGCGCCATTCGCGTGTTGCTGGCCGCCGAACTGGAAACCACCCTGTCCAGCCAGATGAGCGGCACCTTGGCGGAGTTGCCGGCCGGGTTTGGCGAGCAGGTCAAGAAGGCCGAATTACTGGCCCGTTTCAACTGCAGCGAAGCCGACGCCCGCAGCAAGGTCGCCGCCGCCGAGCTGACCATGGCCCGGCAGAATCTGGAAGCCAAGAAGCAACTGCGCAAACTCAATGCTGTGGGCGACATTGAAGTGTCGATGGCCAACACCGAAGTGCAAAAGGCCGACGGCGCCCGCGCGATGGGCCAGGCCCAGAGCGGTTACTGCCAGGTGCTGGCGCCGTTTTCCGGGCGCATCGCCAAGGTCTACGTCAAACCCTTCCAGACCGTCACCGCGGGTACGCCGCTGTTCGACCTGGTCAGCGACGGCGCACTGAAGGTGCGCTTGAATGTGCCGTCGACCCTGCTGAAAACCCTCAAGCCCGGCCTGCCGTTACAGGTCAACATCCATGAGACCGGCAAGAGCTATACGGCCACAATCAGCGCGATCAACTCGCGGGTCGATGCGGTGGCGCAAACCGTCGAGCTGGAAGCGCGCCTCGACAACAAATACCCGGAACTGATGGCCGGCATGAGCGGCACCGCGCGCTTCACCGAGGAAACGGCCCAGCACGACAGTTCCCAGCCATGA